One Dioscorea cayenensis subsp. rotundata cultivar TDr96_F1 chromosome 15, TDr96_F1_v2_PseudoChromosome.rev07_lg8_w22 25.fasta, whole genome shotgun sequence genomic region harbors:
- the LOC120277080 gene encoding systemin receptor SR160-like translates to MGILYCKHYISLHHEHGLISKFHRSKMIIQLQRGLHLVYLCPLCITFLVLFVGACRGTALPESKFLIHFLQAIDPDNLLKTNSDGSFTVHCTWTGIKCDDQFHNIREIRLDDLNLRGIIDADSVCKLSSLQVLSLTNNQITGAIPELISNCQNLAYLNLSCNMLHGTIPASLSRLKNLRSLDISNNYLIGPIPHFEQDIELTYLKTMESRTARSDTYVIKDASDNKNAGVSQTKHSAVERPIALLILVTAFSFFVFFIYKRCSIVIKGKDNMNRDKECLVGNITSGGEDDPEKGTVYTDIVFFCRTCEKFNRADLLQSEANLQGHNIYSSLYKVRLKDGAVFAVKRLRNLKTTEDYFQRKITWVGNLKHPNLLPLVAYHFSEDEKLLIYRYEKNGSLFSVMSSKISTQ, encoded by the coding sequence ATGGGAATCCTCTACTGCAAACATTATATATCTCTTCACCATGAGCATGGcctaatttcaaaatttcatagAAGCAAGATGATTATACAGCTGCAAAGAGGTTTACATCTCGTATATCTGTGCCCCTTGTGCATTACTTTCCTAGTTCTCTTTGTCGGAGCCTGCAGGGGTACCGCTTTGCCTGAAAGTAAGTTTCTGATACATTTTTTGCAAGCAATTGATCCTGATAATTTGTTAAAGACTAATTCAGATGGAAGTTTTACTGTTCATTGCACATGGACTGGTATAAAGTGTGATGACCAGTTCCATAACATAAGAGAAATCAGGCTTGATGATTTAAATCTGAGAGGAATAATTGATGCGGACTCTGTCTGCAAGCTTTCATCACTCCAGGTTCTTAGCTTGACAAACAACCAAATCACTGGAGCTATCCCGGAGTTAATATCGAACTGTCAAAACCTGGCATACCTGAACCTGAGCTGCAATATGCTGCATGGTACTATACCTGCTTCTCTGAGCAGATTGAAGAACTTGAGAAGCTTAGACATCTCAAACAATTACCTCATAGGACCTATTCCACATTTTGAACAAGATATTGAGCTCACTTACCTGAAAACCATGGAATCCAGAACAGCAAGGAGTGACACATATGTGATAAAGGATGCCTCAGATAACAAAAATGCTGGAGTATCTCAAACAAAACATTCAGCGGTTGAACGGCCAATCGCATTACTCATATTAGTCACTGcgttttcattttttgtatttttcatttacaAAAGGTGTTCTATAGTAATCAAAGGGAAGGATAACATGAACCGTGATAAGGAGTGCCTAGTTGGGAATATCACCTCTGGTGGAGAAGATGATCCAGAGAAAGGAACAGTATACACAGACATTGTCTTCTTTTGCAGAACATGTGAAAAATTCAATAGAGCTGATCTCCTTCAGTCGGAAGCAAATCTGCAAGGCCATAACATATACAGTAGTCTCTACAAAGTAAGGCTGAAAGATGGTGCCGTTTTTGCTGTGAAGAGACTAAGGAATTTAAAGACGACGGAAGATTATTTCCAGCGAAAAATTACATGGGTAGGGAACTTGAAGCATCCCAACCTCTTGCCTCTTGTGGCCTACCATTTCTCAGAGGATGAGAAACTTCTCATATATAGATATGAGAAGAACGGAAGCCTCTTTTCTGTTATGTCAAGTAAGATTTCTACCCAATAA